AGCTCATCGTCTATTCGCGCGGCGTCGCAAAGGGATTCCTCAGCACGGCCGTGGGACTCTCGGCCGGCGAGGCTCCCATCCTCGAGTACCTGTCGCGTGACGATCAGGGGCAGAACCCCTCCGAGCTCGCTGAGCGTCTTGGTTACACGCGCCCGCGGACGACGCGCATCCTCGACTCGTTGGAGTCGAAGGGCTACGTCGAGCGCACGCAGGACGTGCATGACCGGAGACGCGTCATCGTGCGTGCCACGCCGGCGGGTCGCGCGCATGCCAGCTCCGAGGAGTCCGAGGGCGTGAACAGCCTGGCGGGAGCGCTCAGCTCCATGGGCGAGCATGATGCGAAGCAGCTGCTCAAGGCGCTTGAGCAGGCCTACAGCCTTACCTATGACCGTGACGACATCCTCGGTGACACCAAGGGCGACTGACGGGCCCGTGGGTGCTGCGCGCTTTTCCTGGCGAGGGCACGTTTGTGTCAGCTCCAGCGGGTAGACTGTTCAGGCATGGCGAGAGGAACCATCACCCCTCGCACCAACGTCTATCCCAGGAGTCATTGCATGTCCCTCGAGCAACCTGCCTCACTCTTCGATACCGTGCCCCCTGCGCCGGCACCACGTCCCTCCGACATCTTCGCGCCGGCAGCTGCCACCATCGACCTCTCGGGGCTCAACCCTGCCCAACGCACCGCCGCGGAGTGCACGCAGGGTCCGCTGCTGGTGCTTGCCGGGGCCGGTTCCGGCAAGACCCGCGTGCTCACCTATCGCATCGCGCACATGGTGTCCGACGAGGGCGTCGCCCCCTGGCAGGTGCTCGCCATCACGTTCACCAACAAGGCGGCGGCAGAGATGCGCGAGCGGCTCGGCCGGCTCCTCCCCGGTGGCATGCGAGGCATGTGGGTGTGCACCTTCCATGCCATGTGCGTGCGGATCCTACGCGAGGACGCCGAGCTCCTGGGCTACCGTCCCAACTTCTCGATCTACGACGACGACGACTCGCGTCGCCTG
This genomic stretch from Atopobiaceae bacterium harbors:
- a CDS encoding MarR family winged helix-turn-helix transcriptional regulator; this translates as MAERETDKMDYEDAAKKLIVYSRGVAKGFLSTAVGLSAGEAPILEYLSRDDQGQNPSELAERLGYTRPRTTRILDSLESKGYVERTQDVHDRRRVIVRATPAGRAHASSEESEGVNSLAGALSSMGEHDAKQLLKALEQAYSLTYDRDDILGDTKGD